CTGTTTCCAATTTAATAGAAGCATATGTTTCCTGCAAGGCTTAACACACTGCAGAGTCAGAGATTGCCTTAGACTGcggctttgcctttttttagcGTGGTGAAAAGGAGCTGGAAACGGGAGGCAGAAGTGGAGTTTgtgtttttggttgttttgcaGAGATCCTTCTAGCAGGGCTTCGGCGGGCTGCAAGTTTAAGAAACTCTCAAGAAAGTGGTGTGGGCGGTGCACGCAGAGCTCTCGCTCCAAATGCAGTTTCTGATCATGAACAAACAGCAAGAGCTTGCTTTGCCCTCTGGGCCTCAAATAGTACAGTATGCAACAAGGGAGAGCAGGCAAGGCACGAGGATGGAAACAGTAGGATCAGATTACAGTTTCAAAATATCGCTGGAACACGTTGGCTGGCGTTACACTATTGACTGGCTTTATAATTGCATTGCTTATTTGCTCGGGAAGGCTTCACCTTACTTTCTGATTAACATGGACACTCCttcggggacctggggactccAGGCTCTGAGTCTCAAAGGCAAACCCCGTGGGAGCTGCACGACTTCAGATGCTTCTCAAATGAGAGTCTGAGCTTCCTCTGTTGTCTCCTGTTTGCCAGAGGTTTCCTTGCAcagtccctaactaagttctACTTAGATTAGCCTCTGAGAGTCACCCACTATGGTTTTCCttcttattttgattttaacTGGAGAGCAGAAAAGACCCCTGTCACTCAGCCTGCTAGCTGCTCTTCACTCAGTCTTCACTCTGTGTGAAGTGCCTAAAGCAGGGGGCTAAGGCTGTGTTTctttagagagagagagaagctgtCTTTCTTGCTAAATGCAGGCATGGGGTACTGAGGAGCTTTACTTGCTTCTCTGTTTCTTCTGGAAGAGCTGAGGTTTACCCATCCACCACAGGAGATGGGAAGAGTTAGGTCCCTGCAAAATATGTGTGAGAAGTACCTGCCACTTACAGTTACTGCTGGCACTGGCAGCCTTGCAGTGAAGACTTGCAAACATAAAAATAATCCCCATACTCTCTGGAAGCACAGAGCTCCCCAGGAGGCCAATTTTTTTATATGCTCCAAAGGAGAGTTTTGTAAGTGCTTATTAAACCTcactcagtttaaaaaaaaataaaaataaaaaagggcagCCAGAATTAATGTAAAATATGTCAGGGAAAACAAACCTTGTAAATGCAGATTGTATGAGCACTGGTTCTGAAGAGGACAGAAACCCCTGCACAGCTCCATTCCCTCTTACCTCTCTTCGGGGGTTGCGGGATTTGTTTCCTAACTCACATATGACATGAGACACAATTCTTACCAGGCAGCATTGTCAGGAGTCCTCTTTAGCCAGGCAACATGGATGCAGTACACTCCAACAAGTAAAAAGTGCATCAGATCCCGAGAAAGCAgccttgtggaaaaaaaaaaaaaaagaacactccccccacccctcccgaCTGCTCGGTGCACAccctgcaggcagctgcagcgCAGGGAGCGTGGCCGTGCAGCTCTGCAtggaacaggctgtccctgctcccggGGATGCTGCCGTGCCAGGCTTTAAACACTCCGGTGTCAGTAGATTAAATCCCCAAGGAGGGGTGATTTCCAGCGAGCTGTGGCTGCCACCTTTGAAAGTCCATGCTGCTTATTTGCTCCAGTCCTGGAGTTCAATCTCGGCACCTGGGCTGGTCGGCTTTTCCCCTTGTTTTGAGCGAGGCTGGGAGAAGCTGCCGGGTTTATACTGGCCTTCtcccctgcttttcctttgTAACTTTGAATGGGAGGAGGGTGCCAGTGCTCTCAGATGTCTGTGCTCCCACCTGCTGGGGCAGGTTTGCTCTGCTTTGCCAGGATCCTGCAGGCCAAGGAGCATCATTCTGTGGTGGGTGAGCCATGGTCCTGCCCCAAGGGGTCTTCGGCAGATGTGtccactctctctctctctgctttgtCCTTGGGGATGTGgaaacagggacagggagagaggtTTACTGGTTTGCCTCCCTAGCTCTAGGGGACAGATACTTTGAAGTTGTGGAGACTGGTTACAAGTTCTGGTGGTccctcagcactgcagcagcactgcaatACCTCACAGCAGCTCAACCTGCCTCTGCTACCTCAGAGGATCTGGCCCATGTCTTGCCAGTTGAACCCAGTTGGCATAAAAGGCCTTTTTATTTTGGTCCTGCAGCTATCTGTGCCAAATCCTGATTCTGCTGAAGTCAGTAACAAAACATCCATTGACTACCGTTGGGCCAGGATGCAACCAATGGAACCCTCAAGGATGAGGAGTGAAGGATGGAGAAGAGGAAAATTATATTTCATGTGCCAGAAGTGACAGAGAAAGCACTTGCATAATTCACTGGTTAGGTTCTCTGAGAAACTCTGGTGAGGTTCATTTACATCTGAGGTTTGTAAAACTTTGGGGAGTGAAGTGTCCAAATTCAGTGCTCTTTTTGCACTTTGGGGGGCTCTTAAGGGGAGCTGTTGTGTGGTGGGGTTTTCTTGGGTTCTTTCATGCACACGTGTGAAgtagtgttttattttaattttcccaagttgcctttttctttctctcacctTTTTTACCTTCCCTGTGGTTTTAATTACCTAATATTTCAGAAGGTAACTGGTCCTGCTTTAAACTCCTCTTCTCACACAATCCCCTGTGGTTCACACCTGTGTTTCAGTGTTCGGCTGCATAGAGAGGAATGGTTGCCTGTGGACTCAGAGATTTGATGCTTTTACCTTTTTGAGCAACGTGGTGTTTGTTCTAAAAGTAACCTCACCCTAATAAGCTGTTCATCCTCTAGACTGACTGAGGGGGTGGCGTAAATCTGTGAGTGGAAATGTCACTTCTTTAAAATCCTTTTCCGCTGTTCCTCTTGGGGTTCAGTTCCTCCttctttttattccttcctGTCTGTCTCGATGAGCAGGGAGGGGCCTAGTGGATTGCAGAATTGATTTCCAAGATGAGCCCTCAGTCTTGAGGATATTTTAAACTTAACTGTTAAAAGTCTTtgggaattaaaaataaagaatatttttattattgggTGAGCAAAATcacttttcctctctgtttttaCGTATCTGGTGCTTTTCTCTGCCAAAGTGACGATTATTAAAGACTTCAGAAATAGTCCAGCAGTGTCGAAGTGTCCAAAGCACAATCAATAAACACAGTGCTCCTCTCACAGTGTGCACGTACCTCTGTCCTCCAGAGAGCAAAGGATTCGTCACTAAGTGGGCTCAGAGACACAGGCATTGCACAAGCTCTTCTGTGTTTAATCGATGAGGGTTGACTCCGGAGAACCATCCGCTCCAGGCTGATTATCTCTTCTACTGAGCcccaactgcattttttttccagctctgtctgAAGAGCATGCAGAGCCAATAAAAGGAAGCTAAATGACacgcaaatgagaaaaaaaatatactacttttgtttttcaattaAGAAAAGACAACTCCCAAACAATGCTAGGGTTTCTCTGGCGCTGAGGCGCGTGCAATCACCCTAAATGGGCAAAAAAGCAAGTTGAATCTTTCTCAGCAACAGTGGTTTAGCTTTTGGTTCTGGGTCTTCCAGAGCTGGAGCCAACTGGTAGATAATATTGGGGAAGATCTCCAAGtaactccccccaccccaattcccAGATAAATGCAGCTTTTCCATTGTCTTTCTTCAGCTTTCTGGTTTCACATACCTAAGAAACATTGAAAATTTACTTGCAGACCAAAACCCTGCAACACCCTTTattacaacaacaacagcagcaacaaaacGACGTCCAGTCTCAACTCTTAACGCCCAGCCTCAAAATTACGTTTAGCAAAGAGgtgaaaatgcagcagaaataCAACTGGCTGAGGTTGCTGCTCAGCCAAAATAGGTGCATGAAAGACCCTCCATGAACATGACCCTTTATCTCTGCCTCTCCAGTGCTGCATTTGGGTGGGTTGGTGTTGTCTGGCTGCCCATGTCACAGCTCTATGACTTGGTTGGACAGCTCTCTTTTGACACCTGGAATGGTGCAGGTTTATCTCATTTTGTACTGCTTTGGTCAAACTGATCTTTAAGTTTGGCATTTTTACTTTCCCAGCAGGAGCTTTGCTTGGAAAGGTTAGGAACAAAGTTTTTGAGATGAACAAAACTGATTCAGATCAAGTAGATCAAGTGCTGGTATTGTACagtgtcctttttttttaaatgttattcaATATCTTAAGATGTACAGCACTGATCTCTTTAAAGCAGGTATGAAACTGGTTGATTGAAGGAGGGAAGAGATGGCTTGAACTGTAAAGAACAAGCAGGCAACATTGTCTTAAGCTTTGGTGGTCAGAAACTATGAAATTCCTTTATGGAGAGCCAGAGAAAGACTTGCAAGCCCCCAAGCATGTCTGGTTTTACCAACTCTATCAGTTGGTCTAAAAAGGTATCATTGCTTCACTTGCATGAATAAAGTGATTTATGGAAACTGGAGGAAAACATACTTTATGATTCCTATTTGCATGCCAGAGGAGAAGGggataaaataaaactttataaAGCTGAGAGCCTCCTCCCTGGTGGAATAAAACCCCCATGCTCAGGCTGACATCCTGCTTTGGTGCTTTAGGGGTTAAACCCTCTTCAGAGAGTGTGAGTGAGgaaaaaggaaactgaaagTTGTGCTGAAAAGCTAGTAGGTGAGACTGGGAGTTGCCTGATCTATTTTATCTTTTGAAAGGGCAAGCTCTGAATCAAGCTGCGTGAAGATGGAGTGAGATGCAAAAGCTTGACAGTCACATATACAGGAAACCTTGAATCATCTCTGAGCTTCCTGGAAAATGACGTAGTGAGGTTATTGTAGTATTTACTTAGTGTTGATCCCATAGTTCTTACTGATCAGCTTTAAAAATGTGCTCGCTACCAGCACCTCAGTCTTGGGTGGAAATGGGCTCAGTTGGGTTTGTTTGAAATGCTTGGCAGCATCACCTGGCAATAATGAATAACTGAGCACAGGGAACGGAGCCTGGGCTGTTTTCTTTATCATGGGGGAAAAGGTTTGCTTTGTGCAGTGAATGTTTTTATACATTCCTGGCAGAGGCTGACAAACTTCAAACTCTTCTAGTCCTCAAGCCAtttaaaaatgtcttctttAAATAGAGCATTGTGGAAGGAGCCACTGGTATGTCTTTAGGACAGAGTCTGTCTTTTTTCAGGGGGAGGAGATAGCAGGAAGGGATGGAAGGCTGCTAAGTCTCCTCCTAACCCCTCGCTGCTTTAAAAGCATGCTGGAATTGGGCAGGGTTTTTAGTTCTTGCTATCCTGATCCTCCCTTTCTTGCTCTTATCTGTCTGAAGTGAAAGGAAATGTGTCTACCGTGAACATTGGAACAGCAAAGCCCCCCTGCTTGCACCCCAAACCCATGTGCACAGCTCCGGAGTAGTCCATGGAAGTGACACTAGGGAGCAGAGAAAAACCAGACTTCAACAGCAGTGCTGAATTTCAGAGGTCTTGTTCACCCAAGATTCCAGGCGCGGGAATCGCTGGTAGCTGGCCAAGGAGCTTGGATGGCAGCCTACCTGTTCCTCAGCTCTGCTTAGCCTGCTCCCTCCCCCcgcctttctttttttaattgcataatATGCTAGAAAATTATCTGGATTTGGGACTTACTTTTAACCAGAAGTGGCTCACTTCACCCAATCTGGTTTTAGATTTACCACGCAGCAAATGCTTTCTGAAGCTCTTCTTGCACTGAAACCCTGACTTCTTTTGCCCCCTCTTCTGCTTTCCAAGGGGCTCTTTGCTCTTAAATGTTTGTCGGTtgttttttggggatgtttaACTACGTTGTCTGTCTGCAGAACTGGTGTGCGACCATCAAACTGTGTTAGACCTGCCTAGTGCAGTCATTTTGCAGGCACTAATCccactgggaggactgggaatTGTACTTAAATAAGGAAGGCAGATTTTGTCTCCTAGATGATAGCTGCATAATATGAGAAGGGTCAGGTCTGGGGTAAAAATCTGTACAGCTGTTGCAACTTCTTTCTGGATAGCCGTGGCTAGAAAGCctcttccactttttttttttttttcctcctttaaacAAGGAAGAATTCTTCATGCCAGAAGAATTTGTTTAACAGAGGGAGGGATGCAGGAATGAACAGAGAGCTGCTTGTGATGCTATTAAAAGAGTGAGTGGGTTCGAGCTCTAGCACCTCACCACTCTACCTGGGAAAATGAGAGAGCATAACGTTAGGTCGTGCTACTGTCACAGCACAGCGATTCCTTCATTCCTCTGCATTTGGGGGGATCTTTGTGTCACAAAAATAATGGTGACAAAATGAAGTTGGGACTGTGCTGTGTAGAGGAGCATTTCCAGGTGCTCTGAAACATCCTGGAAGAGATGGCACTGGGGATTGAACTGCCCTACTTAATCTTAGCTCAGAAATTATCTATAATGCGGGGCAAGTTTGGTAAAATCCCCTTTGTTTCCTTCAAAATCTGCCATCTGACCACCAGCAGAATGTAGTGCAGAGAGTGGTCTTGGGGATTAGACTAAAAGACTTGACAGATCTTCTTCATCTGTAATTTATCTAATTCTGAGTGTAATAATTGCATTTCCTGCTCTGGTAGTTCAGTCCTTAGGCAATCACTAAATAAACCTGTAGATGTATATCCTGGTGTACCAAAGGGCTGGATCTCCCAACCTCACTGGGGAAGTTTCTCTCAACACACAATTGCTTGAGCCTTGCTTCCCTTCCCCCGTGGACACACTTTTGAATAAAAGAGGAAATTCATTCTGAGAACCTTGGTGCTTTACATTTGTATTCCCAGGCATAGCACTGCCTCAGTCAGGGAATGTAAGGAAATGTTCAGTACAGTGCCTGTGGCTTGTGCACCTATGGACAGGTGTTTGCTTAACGTAAGGAAGAGGAAATCTGCTGCCAAGCACGCAAGATCTTGAGTATTATAGATGCTGTTTGAATTCCTGCTTGGAATTTACCAGCACAGCCATGCCTAAACATGGATGGAGCAGAGCCCTGTATTAAGGTGGCTGCTGCTTGCTCGTCCCGCTGCTGTGGGCCAAGACCGAGTTATTGATGGGGACAGATGTGCACTTGCTTTACTGTCTTCATCAGTCTCCTCTCTTCCCTTGCAGATATATGttggggaaaggaggaaagcggAAGTTTGACGAGCATGAAGATGGGTTGGAAGGCAAAGTGGTGTCTCCCACTGACGGTCCCTCTAAGGTGTCTTACACCTTACAGCGTCAGACTATCTTCAACATTTCCCTTATGAAACTTTATAACCACAGGCCATTAACCGAGCCAAGCTTGCAAAAGACAGTTTTAATTAACAACATGTTGAGGCGAATCCAGGAAGAACTCAAACAAGAAGGCAGCTTGAGGCCCATGTTTGTGGCCGCTTCGCAGCCTGCCGACCCTCTCAGCGACAACTTCCGCGAGGCGCAGCCGGCGTTCAGCCACCTGGCCTCGCCGCCCCTGCTCCCCGCCGACTTCGTAAGCACTATGCCCCTGGAGTCCTGCCTCACCCCAGCCTCTTTGCTCGAGGACGACACTTTTTGCACTTCCCCGGCTGTCCAGCACGATGGTCCGACGAAGCCACCACCTCCTGCTCTCCAACCAGTAAAGGACAGCTTCTCCTCAGCCTTGGACGAAATCGAGGAGCTTTGTCCAGCACCTACCTCCGCAGAGGCAGTAGCAGCCGAATCAGCAGCCGACGACTCTAAAGCCCAGCCCAGCGAGTCCAACATTCACAAGCCCGAGGGCCTCCCGGAGAGCAGAACGGCTGAATCCAAACTCATGGACCCCCTGCCTGGCAACTTTGAGATAACAGCTTCCACAGGTTTCCTCACAGACTTGACCCTGGATGACATTCTGTTCGCTGACATTGATACGTCCATGTATGATTTTGACCCCTGCACGTCTGCCACGGGGGCTGCCTCAAAAATGGCTCCTGTCTCAGCAGATGAGCTCCTAAAAACTCTCGCTCCGTACAGCAGTCAACCAGTAACTCCAAATCAGCCTTTCAAAATGGATCTCACAGAACTGGATCACATCATGGAGGTGCTTGTTGGGTCTTAAAATAGTAGAAAAtatagcaacttttttttctgttggtttttttttttttgttttgttttttttttaagtaccaGTATATACACTTGGTAGTATTTCCatagtccctcccagccccgatTCACAGCACTGTGCATGCATCCTTGCTTGccttttttgaaaagaaaaggatCACACTAGTTTTTGCTTCGAGCAGAGTTGGAGTGCCTTCATCCATGTATGACCACttctaatgtattttttttaaagtggttCCTCAAGGAAGACCGAATATCCTGGTATAGGAAAGAATATGTATTGTAGACAATGTTAtgttattacaaaaaaaaaaagaaaaaaaaggaaaaaaaaaaaggtaaaagctAAGCACAAGGATTATGTTGGGGAAAGCTGTAAATTGCATGTGCATACTTGTCTATTTTTTCTATAAGTTTTATTGCAAGAGGtaaaaaattttattatttagataATCTCAATACCATTTTAGCCCTGTATAGGTTGACTTTAGCAATTCAGCCTTTTGGAGGCATTAACCTGCTCCTCTTTAAGTGTTGCATTTACATGGCTGTTTAGAAACTGCTGcccaaatttattttatatttttgtacAGATTCTGCAGTTTATGATATTGTTTTTTCTAAAAACAAATGCTGTttatacacacaaaaaaatagcTATTTTGATAGGATTTGCTCACATAGTTCCTGCATAATTCAGATGTACAAGAACCACTTGTACTTTTATACAGAGTTGTAATGTTTTATATGTGTATGGTGCAAAGAGAAAATTGGATCAAATAAGCCTGCAGTCGGTTTCCCTgaatgcaaacaaaaaaaaaagtgctttaagaaagggctgggagctgcttctgTCGGAGTTTCACAAGTGTTTGCTCCCTGCTGTACCCACTGCGCACTACTGTGATTCCTGAAACTTAGAGCCATGTCCTTTTCCAACACGTATGTGAAGCAGTTGGCAGGAAACAGTTGTGGAACTTCCCCCCCAGAGGTCCTGAGCGCTGCCGTGGCCGCAGCTCCCACCCCAGGGCCGGGTGCTGTCCCCAGGCCCGCATCCCGCCTGACGTGGAGCCTTAACCCGGCGGAGATAGGCACCTCCTCACCCGGAGCTCCTGGGAATGGTGTGAGGGGGAGCGACTGTGCCCAGAGCCCACCGAGAGCCTCCCGTGGCACCTCCCTGACTGACGGGCGCGGGCAGAGAGTGGGGCTGGGAGCGTCCGCTCGCCCTTTCTTGGAgcatttctccttccctctcccacctcACTGTGCTAAGTGCTGAAAAAGGCAACTTCAGTATTACTGCAGTGAAGCTCATCTCGTACCTGCACTGGATGGACTCGCTTTAATATCCATTGCTGTCGAAACTGGAGCCAGTCGTGTGACATCACTTGGCATCTCGTATAGAGTTGGGTTCTTGTATCAACTGTGTTACCTGCTTTACACTTTATAGACCCGTTTTACAAGGAGTATACAGACACAGCTTTCTATGCATGGTCCCCTCCCCCGTGACACCTGAGAAGTCTTCTTACTGCAccaatagcttttttttttttcctaagttcaTTGTGGTgtacatttaatttaaaaagaaaaaaatgtttgcaatgtATCATGCCTATTGCTGAAGTTGCTGTGGCATTTTAGTTTTCCAATGGTACTTTAGTTGTCAAGTGCCGGTTACAACCTATATTGTTGACATGCCtatggcttctttaggaataacttttatatttatttaagaaattttaaattatgttttatGTCATTTGGCAATATTCAGTCAGTTCTGCTCCCTTCTTGTCATGGATGAAATTGGGTCTTGCCTGCCTTTTAAGGAGGCGGCTTTTTATAAATTGGCACTTTAAAACAGGCCATATATATTTATTAGTATATAGATAGATGTAACATAGATATGCACACAGACACAGGATGAGAGCAAATACATTTTTGCAATGAAGGAACTCCTAATCGAAATGAAATGCATCATGTACAGCTGCGAAAGGCGCTTCTGGCTCCCAATTCATCTGCCGGGGAGAGacagggctggaggaggaggggggcacTGGCCCAGGGGGGTGGGtttgctttcctctttttcccaaGCTGTGAAGCACTGGGATGCTGATGGATTTGCAGTCATTACACAGACTAAAGAGAAAGGAAGTTATTGCTTCAAACAGAAAACCATTGACCAAGTGTAGCTTTAGGGACCAGGGaaagggagggtggggaggagggggacagctccagctcctgcccagcccttgTTCCACAGCAATCCTCGGCCCTTGCAGGAGaacccacagccctgcctgacCCTGCACCTCGAGCACCTGGGAACACATCCTGCACAAACCTGTAACAGCACCAGGCTCACACGGGAACGTGGTAGGCACTTGCCCCTTACCATGGTCAAAAACTGATTTGCAGGACGCTGGAGCTGCCTGTTTTTTGGGATTACTTATGTAATTACACAAATACCACCTGCTAGGCGAAAGCTCCCATCAGTGCCCTTTTCAGAGAACAGTGCTGTTAAGTGGGGTCAGTTGAAGCTTTTGTATCCAGAGAGCAGGAGCCAAGCTCTAAATCCACTTTGCCACTTGGGTGGTGTCCGTGGCTCCTTGGTGCTGAAGTGCATGTCCTGTGGCAGAATCCTGACAGGAATCCCATAGGACAAAACCATACTTGACTTATGGGACCCAGCAGAAGGTTGGGAAGGCTGGTGTCAGAAGGGCTGAGCTGTGGCTTTCCCCCTGCACAGTCACTGACTGTCTCTAGCTGGGCCTGTGCTGTGGTCCCAACAGCAGCCATGCATGGAATTTCTCTGAGACCTACACCAGGGATCGAGATTGACATTAACGTGCAATGAAGTGACAAGATGGGAGCAGAATAAGAGAGCTTTGGAtttgaagtgattttttttcataaattatttattctttttttttttcttctgtaaatatatttattttattgtgaAGCTAACAACATCTGGATTGTAACATGTACAGAATGTATGGTAGGAATGTATCCTCTTGTAGGAATGTAAATCTGTATGAAAAAGGGTATGGGAGCCAGATTCAGAAAGAATGAATTGAGTTCCAGTCAGGATATGCATGGATCACAGGATTATTTTTTCCCTACACTCTTTTTCTAATATGGGTCTGGTTGTTTGAAATATGCAAAAAAAGGTATGGAGGAGGGACAGGTTTATGTTCAAAATTAGTCCTAATCAGGCTCCTATCCCCACTGGCTTCTTGAGAGGGGCCTCCCTTGGCACGCTACTGGAATCTGCCACCGAAGGCAGGAGCAAATGCAATCATCTCCATCAAGCTGGCCTGGGAAAGGTTTAgaaaggattatttttttccttgtttttaaaCACCCATGGGAGGCCCAGCAGAAACCCCTGGGGCTGGATGCCCATAG
This Aphelocoma coerulescens isolate FSJ_1873_10779 chromosome 3, UR_Acoe_1.0, whole genome shotgun sequence DNA region includes the following protein-coding sequences:
- the SERTAD2 gene encoding SERTA domain-containing protein 2; translated protein: MLGKGGKRKFDEHEDGLEGKVVSPTDGPSKVSYTLQRQTIFNISLMKLYNHRPLTEPSLQKTVLINNMLRRIQEELKQEGSLRPMFVAASQPADPLSDNFREAQPAFSHLASPPLLPADFVSTMPLESCLTPASLLEDDTFCTSPAVQHDGPTKPPPPALQPVKDSFSSALDEIEELCPAPTSAEAVAAESAADDSKAQPSESNIHKPEGLPESRTAESKLMDPLPGNFEITASTGFLTDLTLDDILFADIDTSMYDFDPCTSATGAASKMAPVSADELLKTLAPYSSQPVTPNQPFKMDLTELDHIMEVLVGS